The genomic DNA TTGGAAGATGCTGATGATCGCTTCTCCGCCTTGCTCTTGTACATCCGTTATCGCTAGCTTGTGGTAGCGACGTGTTGATCCACTGTTGATCATGAAAAAATCACTATTATCGGACTCGATAACATCCCCAAACTCTGCAAAAGCCTGCTTAGTTAACGGTTCGATAGTTAAACGACGTATTCCATTACTCATACTGATTTCCTTACCTATTTCGCTTTCGTACCAAATAGACGCAAACGGCTGATACCACCATCTGGGAATATGTTTGCACGTACGTGGGTAATCGCACCAAGGTCATTAACCTCAGAAATGAATTCGTGAATTTCGTGCGCTTGCAGCTTTTGTGCAGGCAATAGTTCACGCCAGAATAGGCTTTGTGTTTCTACTTGGTCGTCGGTCCCGCCTTTCACATAAGCGGCTTGAATTGAGCAGCTGTCTGGGTAGTTACCTTTGAAGTGGGCTGTATCAACAACGATACGTTCGATGTTACCTGGGTGGCCTAGAGCCACGATAACCCAGTCGTTACCCGGTGTACGACGACGTGCTGTTTCCCAGCCATCACCCATGTTTTCACCGCGGCCTGGGCCTAAGATGTTAGCTTTGTTGCCGTAATGCTCGTCGCTACATGCCAGTGCTCGGCCACCGTGTTCAACCGATGCTAGGTCGACTTGTTGTTGAGAATCTATCGCGTCCCAATCAACACTTGGTCGACCATAAACACGTAAGCGTGCCACACCGCCGTCTGGGTAGATGTTCAAACGTAGGTGCGTAAATACTTGGTCACTTTCGATTGCTTCAAGATGATGATGATCACCTTGTAGTGCCATTGAAGGCAGAATTTCTTGCCACTCTGTTGAGTCAGTTGGCTCACCTTGTGGTGAATAACATGCGTCAATTGATGCCGAAGGTGGGAAGTTACCTGTGAAGAATGAGGTATCAATATCAACGCCAGCAATGGTGCCAGCTAGGCCAAGGCGAACGACACAGTAGTCGTAACCTTCACCACGTTTACGTCTGCTTTCCCAACCGTCCATCCACTTGCCGTTATCGTCGTATAAGTCGTCTTTCCACTCTGGCGCTGCATGGCTGAGTAGACGGCTTTTATCGGCGAAAAAATCGTCGGTTGCAAAGATAGCTTCTGCGCCGAGTTTTTCGTCTGCAAGGTTTATGTACTGTTCAAATTTATGGGTCATGTCCGTGTAATCCTATCCAATTAATCAAGTAATAATAAAATGAGAACTCAGTGGCTTATTCGCTTATAAAGCGGGCTCTTAACGCACTAAGACTGGGCTGAGATAGCTGTTAACTCCGTTAACTTACATATCCCAGAGACGAAACATCGCGATCTTGTTGATCTCTTGAATCGCCGTAGCAAACTCAGTTTCACTATCATTTCCTAATCGCATCTCGAACGACTCAAGAATTTGGTAACGATTGGCTCCCTTCACCGCCATGATAAAAGGGAAATTGAAGCGACTTTTGTAGCTGTTGTTGTAAGAAGTGAATTTTTCAAATTCTTCGGCGCTGCATTGGTCAATGCCCGCCCCCGCTTGTTCTTTGGTCGACGACTCAGTAAGTTCGCCGTTTACTGCTGCTCTGCCAGCTAAGTCTGGGTGAGCGTTGATCAAAGCCAACTGTTTGCCTTGGTCGGCATTCAACAAGATGGACGCCATTTTTAGATGAAGATTCTCAATGTGGTCGTCTTCGGCATTCAAACCTTGGTCATATACCGCCTCAGCAACCCATGGGCTGTGCTCGTAAACATCAGCAAAGTGCGCGACAAAAGTGTCACGGTCCATGGTTGTTGGTTGGCAAGATCGAAATTCAGTCACGTTAAGCCTCCTTGCTGTTCGTTCTAATTTTGTTGTCCGTTGTATGGATGATGTTTGTGCCAGTGGTTGGCAATATCGATTCGACGACATAGCCACACGCTGTCATGCTGTTTTACGTAATCTAAGAAGCGTCTCAATGCAGCAATACGACCGGGACGACCAATAAGACGACAATGCAGTCCTACCGACATCATTTTCGGTGCGGTTTCGCCTTCCATATAAAGGGTGTCAAAAGTGTCTTTTAAATACTGGAAGAACTGCTCACCAGAGTTGAAGCCTTGCGCCGTTGAAAAGCGCATATCGTTCACATCAAGTGTGTAAGGGATCACTAGCTGTGGATGACTGGTTTCGGTGTGCCAATAAG from Vibrio chagasii includes the following:
- the alc gene encoding allantoicase — protein: MTHKFEQYINLADEKLGAEAIFATDDFFADKSRLLSHAAPEWKDDLYDDNGKWMDGWESRRKRGEGYDYCVVRLGLAGTIAGVDIDTSFFTGNFPPSASIDACYSPQGEPTDSTEWQEILPSMALQGDHHHLEAIESDQVFTHLRLNIYPDGGVARLRVYGRPSVDWDAIDSQQQVDLASVEHGGRALACSDEHYGNKANILGPGRGENMGDGWETARRRTPGNDWVIVALGHPGNIERIVVDTAHFKGNYPDSCSIQAAYVKGGTDDQVETQSLFWRELLPAQKLQAHEIHEFISEVNDLGAITHVRANIFPDGGISRLRLFGTKAK
- the uraD gene encoding 2-oxo-4-hydroxy-4-carboxy-5-ureidoimidazoline decarboxylase, with amino-acid sequence MTEFRSCQPTTMDRDTFVAHFADVYEHSPWVAEAVYDQGLNAEDDHIENLHLKMASILLNADQGKQLALINAHPDLAGRAAVNGELTESSTKEQAGAGIDQCSAEEFEKFTSYNNSYKSRFNFPFIMAVKGANRYQILESFEMRLGNDSETEFATAIQEINKIAMFRLWDM